CCCTCATGCCCGGGACAGACAGAAGATACAAGGTTTCCTGGATGGCTTTCCAATCCTCCTCTGAAACCAAAACCGCATTCTTCCTTTTCCCCGTGATGTGAATGGGTTCATGAGAAGACTCAGTTTCATCAATAAGCCTGTAAAGCTTTTGTCGTGCCGTGGTGGCGGTTATCGTTTTCATGTGTCAGGTGCCTCACCGGTAGCAAGATAACGTTCGCTTTTCCGTACGTCAAGTGAATTATACCGGGCCGGCAGCCT
Above is a window of Spirochaetota bacterium DNA encoding:
- a CDS encoding type II toxin-antitoxin system Phd/YefM family antitoxin, encoding MKTITATTARQKLYRLIDETESSHEPIHITGKRKNAVLVSEEDWKAIQETLYLLSVPGMRESIIQGLNTPVGECSDEVPW